In Trichoderma asperellum chromosome 1, complete sequence, a single window of DNA contains:
- a CDS encoding uncharacterized protein (TransMembrane:5 (o21-39i51-68o74-92i113-132o138-161i)), with protein sequence MGAIEAKVYKGNTALAAKRGVFVYSTFYFTTFTLFLHLLVHHTFIWNIPPFFISFFLHTISLGFHFRAKYLDQIMLGFLIDGVASLPIFSRLRKATQRERERERERGREQHGLSFLSFFFFLVYMSLWIWISGHGQRLVPSITTLLYFYQLYTNTIWALFLGT encoded by the coding sequence ATGGGGGCTATTGAAGCCAAAGTTTACAAAGGAAATACCGCATTAGCCGCGAAAAGGGGCGTTTTTGTTTACtctactttttactttactacatttactctttttcttcatttacTTGTCCATCATACTTTCATTTGGAATATCCCAcccttttttatatctttctttctgcaCACTATATCACTTGGGTTTCATTTTAGGGCAAAATATCTGGACCAGATTATGCTGGGATTCCTTATTGACGGAGTTGCATCTTTGCCGATATTTTCGAGGCTGAGGAAGGCGacgcagagagagagagagagagagagagagagaggcagagagCAACATGGGCTTTCTTTCCtaagttttttctttttcctcgtGTATATGAGTCTCTGGATATGGATATCGGGGCATGGTCAACGTTTGGTACCATCTATAactactttattatacttttaccAACTTTACACAAATACGATATGGGCTCTTTTTCTGGGTACATGA
- the LEA1 gene encoding U2 snRNP complex subunit — translation MRLTAELIRDSLSYLNPLKERELDLRGHRIPAIENLGVAGPHDAIDFTDNDIQVLGNFPLSPRITTLLLARNRVASIQPTAAAAVPNLRNLVLASNNLTELADVDALGTFTRLTQLVLADNPVTKKEHYRYWVIWRCPSVRFLDYEKVKQSEREKSQELFGTAEEPTALATSIMGKKSKTFEVTSNGVAAAPSKLSRIKLTDEEKQRLQEKIKKATSLQEIIALEKELNEGRLPSGIYGDAMEE, via the exons ATGCGGCTCACGGCCGAACTGATTAGGGACTCGCTGTCCTATCTGAATCCCCTAAAGGAAAGAGAGCTTGATCTCCGAG GACACCGAATTCCTGCGATTGAAAACCTAGGTGTTGCGGGC CCCCACGATGCCATCGACTTCACCGACAACGACATCCAAGTGCTGGGCAACTTCCCCCTCTCGCCGCGCATAACGACGCTGCTCCTGGCGCGCAACCGCGTCGCGAGCATCCAGCCCACGGCGGCGGCCGCGGTGCCGAACCTGAGGAACCTGGTGCTGGCGTCGAATAACCTGACGGAGCTGGCGGACGTGGATGCGCTGGGGACGTTTACGCGGCTGACGCAGCTGGTGTTGGCGGATAACCCTGTTACGAAGAAGGAg CATTATCGTTATTGGGTTATCTGGAGATGTCCGTCCGTTCGATTTCTAGACTACGAAAAGGTGAAGCAGTCGGAACGAGAGAAGAGCCAAGAACTATTCGGCACAGCGGAGGAGCCTACAGCTCTGGCAACATCG ATTATGGGCAAAAAGTCAAAGACATTCGAAGTCACATCCAACGGCGTAGCAGCCGCGCCGTCGAAGCTCTCGCGGATAAAGTTGACGGACgaagagaagcagaggctgcaAGAGAAGATCAAGAAGGCGACGAGCCTGCAGGAGATTATCGCGCTGGAGAAGGAATTGAACGAGGGACGGTTGCCATCTGGTATTTACGGCGATGCTATGGAGGAGTGA
- a CDS encoding uncharacterized protein (EggNog:ENOG41~CAZy:GH15), protein MATHSGTNRRAQSGGYLPIEDYGIVGNMHTCALAGLDGSIDFMCWPDFDSPSVFCRLLDKNKGGYFSISPPDEFSCTTKQQYLPSSCILQTRYIHEDGVVDVVDFFPRPKSAKVMTKGYKQNAYREAINVQEELKKWVVRRVECIRGSLPINVEIFPAFGYGRDPHQTTLLRETHTPEHRESKIGTFHSKDVKLQLDVAVDKEVGHNCGDMTFEKVKKDEMLGEGIVSRFTLRAGQSVSFILRNDLPNHITEVITDAVLDSQQHDTQTFWYNFISQSKYKGRWREVVSRSLMILKLLTYEPTGAIIAAPTFSLPEDVGGVRNWDYRYSWVRDSSFTIYILLRLGFKAEADAYMDFIMERFTSDRGPDGGLPIMFTIHGGTDIPEMTLDHFEGYRGSAPVRIGNGAAFHLQFDVYGELMDSIYLYNKYGKPVSWDIWCAVRRMLDYVLTIIGKTDMSIWEVRGNKQRFTISQIFLWVAFDRGLRLAEKRCLPCPNRAKWLEARDSLYEEIMEKGYNTEMKSFVQSYEANTVLDSSILLAPLVFFIAPSDPRFVNTINRIMLPPEEGGLTSTGLVYRYDTDESDDGVGGRDGAFSICTFWLVEAMTRASIHEPHYLPRALNLFQNMLQFSNHLSMFSEEIARSGEQLGNTPQAFSHLSLISAAFNLDRVFEGWQDSRT, encoded by the exons ATGGCAACGCACTCGGGGACCAACCGCCGTGCCCAGTCGGGGGGCTATCTTCCTATTGAAGACTATGGCATTGTAGGCAACATGCATACATGCGCCCTTGCTGGATTGGACGGAAGCATAGACTTTATGTGCTG GCCTGACTTTGACTCGCCGTCTGTCTTCTGCCGTCTCCTGGATAAGAACAAGGGGGGCTATTTCAGTATTTCTCCGCCTGATGAGTTCAGCTGCACGACCAAACAGCAATATCTCCCCTCTTCGTGCATTCTACAAACTAGGTACATTCACGAAGACGGTGTTGTCGACGTCGTGGACTTCTTTCCCCGGCCCAAGAGCGCCAAGGTAATGACCAAAGGTTACAAGCAAAACGCCTATCGCGAGGCCATCAATGTCCAagaagagctgaagaaatgGGTTGTACGACGTGTAGAATGTATTCGTGGATCATTGCCTATAA ACGTCGAAATCTTCCCTGCATTCGGCTATGGGCGAGACCCTCACCAGACAACACTTTTACGGGAGACTCATACACCGGAGCACCGAGAAAGCAAAATAGGAACCTTTCACAGCAAGGATGTTAAGCTTCAGCTGGACGTTGCCGTCGATAAGGAAGTTGGGCACAACTGCGGCGATATGACTTTTGAAAAAGTCAAAAAGGATGAGATGCTCGGCGAAGGCATAGTATCTCGCTTTACCTTGCGTGCCGGCCAATCGGTCTCATTTATCCTGAGAAATGACCTCCCCAATCACATCACGGAGGTCATTACAGATGCAGTCTTGGATAGTCAACAGCATGACACGCAGACATTTTGGTACAACTTTATCTCTCAATCCAAGTACAAGGGTCGATGGAGAGAGGTTGTATCGCGAAGTCTTATGATTTTGAAGCTGCTTACCTATG AACCGACTGGTGCCATTATCGCTGCCCCCACATTCTCCTTGCCTGAAGACGTGGGAGGCGTAAGAAATTGGGATTATCGTTATTCTTGGGTCCGAGACTCGAGCTTTACTATATACATCCTTCTCCGGCTTGGCTTCAAAGCTGAGGCAGATGCATATATGGACTTCATCATGGAGCGCTTCACATCAGATCGGGGACCTGATGGGGGGCTTCCCATCATGTTTACTATTCATGGGGGCACTGACATTCCTGAAATGACCCTAGATCATTTTGAAGGTTATCGAGGCAGTGCGCCTGTTCGCATCGGCAATGGCGCagcttttcatcttcaattCGACGTGTACGGCGAATTAATGGACTCGATTTATCTGTACAACAAGTATGGAAAGCCAGTGTCCTGGGACATCTGGTGTGCCGTACGACGGATGTTAG ATTATGTCTTGACCATTATTGGTA AAACCGACATGTCTATTTGGGAAGTGCGCGGAAACAAGCAACGGTTTACCATTTCTCAAATCTTTCTCTGGGTAGCATTTGACCGCGGTCTCCGACTGGCAGAGAAAAGATGCCTCCCTTGTCCCAATAGAGCAAAATGGCTCGAGGCTCGCGATAGCCTTTACGAAGAAATTATGGAAAAAG GTTACAACACGGAAATGAAGTCCTTCGTCCAAAGCTACGAGGCCAATACGGTCTTGGATTCATCTATTTTACTTGCTCCTCTGGTGTTTTTCATAGCTCCAAGTGATCCCCGCTTTGTAAACACAATCAACCGCATAATGCTGCCGCCAGAGGAAGGAGGATTGACGAGCACTGGGTTGGTATATCGCTACGACACTGATGAATCAGATGATG GCGttggaggaagagatggagcCTTCTCAATCTGCACGTTTTGGCTCGTTGAGGCTATGACTCGTGCAAGCATTCATGAGCCCCATTATCTTCCCCGGGCTCTGAACCTTTTTCAGAATATGTTGCAGTTCTCGAACCACTTGTCCATGTTCTCCGAGGAGATTGCACGAAGTGGCGAGCAGCTAGGCAACACACCGCAGGCTTTTAGCCACCTGTCACTTATCAGCGCAGCCTTCAATCTCGATCGAGTTTTTGAAGGATGGCAAGACTCTCGCACCTGA
- a CDS encoding uncharacterized protein (EggNog:ENOG41) — MNLIFDFDGTITIKDTIFQLAQAAIDFKRSTNQQDLQPAWDAIVKAYGDDHKSFASSYTPPESERLQPQQELVYLSSLKDTENASLDRVDQSGLFSGLTAQHLFQMGRDQVSSGAVAIREGFVEVVELARQRGWHVGVLSVNWSRAFIEGVLHPVDVRVITNQIAADGTIQGPDGFNRGVRLTTARDKATSLSQLIAEAEHSSSPTVYFGDSTTDMECLLAHYGIVISADAKSSLMQTLDRVGVRVPHVDSRPQDGNIVWARDFREILQNQTLERISTGQ; from the coding sequence atgaatctCATCTTCGACTTCGAcggcaccatcaccatcaaagACACAATCTTCCAACTCGCCCAGGCCGCAATCGACTTCAAGCGCAGCACCAACCAGCAAGACCTCCAACCCGCCTGGGACGCCATCGTCAAGGCCTACGGCGACGACCACAAATCCTTTGCCAGCAGCTACACGCCCCCCGAGAGCGAGCGCCTCCAGCCGCAGCAAGAGCTCGTCTACCTGTCCAGCCTCAAGGACACCGAGAATGCGTCGCTCGACAGGGTCGACCAGTCGGGCCTCTTCTCCGGCCTGACCGCGCAGCACCTGTTCCAGATGGGCAGGGACCAGGTTTCCAGcggcgccgtcgccatcaGGGAGGGCTTCGTCGAGGTGGTGGAGCTGGCGCGGCAAAGGGGCTGGCACGTCGGCGTGCTCTCGGTGAACTGGTCCAGGGCCTTTATCGAGGGCGTGCTCCATCCGGTTGACGTTCGCGTCATCACCAACCAGATAGCCGCAGACGGCACAATCCAAGGCCCCGATGGATTCAACCGCGGCGTCAGGCTGACTACGGCCCGCGACAAGGCCACTTCTCTGAGCCAGCTCATCGCCGAGGCAGAGCACTCGTCCAGTCCAACCGTCTACTTTGGCGATTCAACCACAGACATGGAGTGCCTCCTGGCTCACTACGGCATCGTCATATCCGCGGATGCCAAGTCATCGCTCATGCAAACGCTTGATCGTGTCGGTGTCCGCGTCCCACACGTCGACAGCCGTCCGCAGGATGGGAACATCGTTTGGGCACGGGATTTTCGAGAAATTCTGCAAAACCAAACGCTGGAGCGCATCTCAACGGGCCAATGA
- a CDS encoding uncharacterized protein (EggNog:ENOG41), which translates to MAIDALKNLINNIPDWQTKLDELSSQVDKRQLELAALAEANNHKEPETRSLRNKGSTESLKPKDDGAMHIFFSDDAPTQQQPDIVKAPFHGPRERRSSPPSPAAEKRPLFPKSTTDTNAIPGARLPKKSKTASIASADGPRQTYRTRNMIIVYYDSYVQGFFDDLVRFISSSRNLMRKAKMAAKVAQIKKLAEMEVPDDENTGGDDRGAEALPSLRYISSRRYGPAAMRSGHLGLPNQAPDVYDELDKALEFVQSTCEHGAHQFLRDAKCNEEVQKIQTRIGEVLEMAKKEMERIEREEPDLMKESAESKPRTIKSITVSRTLVPHHKEVSEAHSQKLEVADPAAPRAPMMHMVDRIEADPNASQSDFDTEAMLAKMRYRSTRQMRMRAIVN; encoded by the coding sequence ATGGCTATCGACGCTCTAAAGAACCTGATAAACAACATACCCGACTGGCAGACGAAGCTCGATGAGCTGAGTAGCCAGGTCGACAAGCgccagctggagctggccgcCTTGGCCGAGGCAAACAACCACAAAGAGCCCGAGACCAGGTCACTCAGGAATAAAGGCTCAACGGAATCCCTCAAACCCAAGGATGATGGCGCGATGcacatcttcttttctgatGATGCTCCCACCCAGCAACAGCCCGACATTGTCAAAGCACCCTTTCACGGCCCCAGAGAACGTCGGTCGTCACCGCCGAGCCCTGCTGCCGAGAAGCGCCCCCTATTCCCCAAGTCTACGACAGACACCAATGCCATCCCCGGCGCTAGATTGCCTAAGAAGAGCAAAACGGCGTCTATTGCCTCAGCAGACGGCCCTCGGCAGACATATCGCACTAGGAATATGATCATCGTTTACTACGACAGCTACGTTCAGGGTTTCTTCGATGACCTGGTTCGATTTATATCGTCAAGTAGGAATCTGATGCgcaaggccaagatggcaGCCAAAGTGGCGCAGATTAAGAAATTAGCCGAGATGGAAGTTCCTGATGATGAGAACACTGGCGGTGATGACAGGGGTGCGGAGGCGCTCCCATCACTACGATACATCAGCAGTCGGCGGTATGGACCTGCTGCCATGCGCAGTGGCCACCTGGGTCTGCCAAACCAGGCCCCGGACGTATATGACGAGCTGGACAAAGCCCTCGAGTTTGTGCAGAGCACGTGTGAGCACGGTGCCCATCAGTTTTTAAGAGACGCCAAGTGCAACGAAGAAGTTCAAAAGATCCAGACACGTATCGGCGAGGTGCTcgagatggccaagaaggaaaTGGAGCGTATTGAGCGCGAAGAACCAGATCTAATGAAGGAGAGCGCTGAGTCTAAGCCCCGTACAATCAAGTCCATTACTGTTAGCAGGACATTGGTACCGCATCACAAAGAAGTCAGCGAAGCCCATTCGCAGAAGCTCGAAGTGGCAGATCCTGCCGCACCAAGGGCCCCTATGATGCACATGGTCGACCGGATCGAGGCAGACCCAAATGCCAGCCAGAGCGACTTTGATACGGAAGCCATGCTCGCTAAGATGCGGTATCGCTCAACACGGCAGATGCGCATGCGTGCCATAGTAaactga
- a CDS encoding uncharacterized protein (BUSCO:EOG092D02DP) codes for MGQGFSLATPSAGSAGIDIAQLQDIQYEKSIGNARFMKSIRGRHDHGVVLVKVLVKPYTEVKLEKYKKKIIEQRKALADVPNALGFQRIIETETNGYLVRQFMYNSLYDRMSTRPFLEDIEKKWLAFQLLCALRDCHARDVYHGDIKAQNVLVTSWNWLYLTDFSSAYKPIMLPDDNPGDFSYFFDSSGRRTCYIAPERFYSSNEAPPQNPKMTWAMDIFSAGCVIAQLFLESEIFSLAQLYKYRRGEYDPVITHLSVISDKDVRDMIAHMIQLDPERRYSAEQYLDFWKDKIFPSYFYNFLHQYMGLITDPSSGNSPISGAQRNLGESDNRIDRIFNDFDKISYFLGYHNEKQTAEPIIPKSRLGLDHFPVRLSIPTHEHSVSADLEPPEDDGTLLFLTLVASAMRTTARAASRIRACDLLLAFAERLTDEAKLDRVLPYLMTLLRKEETDMVLVTVIRSVTQLLQLVRTTTPINSHVLVEYVLPRMEIALGTKSWTPNSLVRLTYASCIGSLASTAQRFLEMASSLKTDGSIPITDPEVEPGTNGATANFESMYDNASRQLSEILESHAKQLVEDPDANVRRAFLTSVPDLCMHFQDNSNDILLSHLITYLNDGDWMLKSAFLDTVVGIATFIGSTSLEEFMLPLMVQTLADSEENVVRSALHSLAQIAGLGLLSRPKIWELADLVARLTMHPNTWIRESAAEFLSMAAKFLSKADIQCILLPLVRPYLKIYSLSDFSELNLLDSLKKPLPRAVFDQALTWASKTDKGVFWKSLVGKRQSPSQVPMASAARSSKELISSSLSKISRNDEDEQWLEKLRNFGLKPEDEIKLLALGEYIWRLSKNKARDAFVVSSTEDENMPTGFVQLKELGVTPQTVFFDDTALKDPTAVLPDLEPTPPVTGPYTIADALLDASMTIDDTLGKKKRTALHSHKRVHSTGPLPSRSTGRLLSPTGSGRASSTDSRRAMTSPLGPGDDSVSVKDASYSSRRGIRHQSSALSLLDRKDGHKSIPETGTSDANAFGEVEGPFAQALPMQIVSGPNTEAEGNARQRHVRHSYEGTDPHIRRMLDNMYVENFPRDVLEFGPMVQPISGDKSRSVNVPGADPPWKPDGHLVATFAEHHGPINRVIPSPDHIFFITGGNDGTVKVWDTQRLERNITNRSRQTYRHAEGARVLALCFVENSHCFVSCASDGSVHVVKVDTVPTSGVIRYTKLRVLREYQLPEGEYAVWCEHFKQEQSSILVIATNLSRILAMDLRTMTVLYILENPVHHGTPTCFCIDKKRNWLCVGTSHGVVDLWDLRFKMRLKGWGVPGKGSIYRICVHPNKGRGKWICVAGGTGQGEVTVWDLEKTTCREIYRTGHNKDSQKGYTAWEVDEDKPEGMLGRFATNLEISDMGNGDRGVRAMVVGTGTSEDSRDVRHAYMLTAGSDKMLRFWDISRIENSCIYSGLQPDEQPPTYTSTNPTTSMTLNTERFARHVASSPNAGTARQKAPRSTVISMQQQQLLKSHLDLVMDVAILEYPYSMSVSVDRSGVVYVFQ; via the exons ATGGGTCAGGGCTTCTCCCTCGCAACGCCGTCGGCCGGCTCGGCGGGCATAGACATTGCTCAGCTTCAGGACATCCAGTACGAGAAGAGCATTGGAAATGCCCGGTTCATGAAGAGCATCCGGGGCAGGCATGACCATGGCGTTGTGCTGGTCAAGGTCCTCGTGAAGCCGTATACGGAAGTGAAGCTGGAGAaatacaagaagaagattataG AGCAACGAAAGGCGTTGGCGGATGTTCCCAATGCCTTGGGCTTCCAGCGCATCATCGAGACCGAGACGAACGGATATCTGGTGCGGCAGTTCATGTACAACTCTCTCTATGATCGTATGAGTACACGACCTTTTCTGGAAGACATCGAAAAGAAGTGGTTGGCCTTTCAGCTTCTCTGCGCACTGCGGGACTGCCATGCACGGGATGTCTATCACGGCGACATCAAGGCCCAGAACGTGCTGGTCACATCTTGGAACTGGCTGTATCTGACGGACTTCTCATCTGCCTACAAGCCCATCATGCTCCCCGACGACAACCCTGGTGATTTTTCCTACTTTTTCGACTCCTCTGGGCGGCGGACGTGTTATATTGCTCCCGAGCGGTTTTATTCGTCCAATGAAGCTCCGCCGCAGAACCCCAAGATGACTTGGGCCATGGACATCTTCAGCGCGGGATGTGTCATTGCGCAGCTATTCCTTGAATCTGAAATATTCAGTCTCGCACAGCTGTACAAGTATCGTCGGGGTGAGTATGACCCGGTCATTACTCATTTGAGCGTCATATCGGACAAAGATGTGCGTGACATGATTGCTCATATGATTCAACTTGACCCGGAAAGGCGTTATTCAGCGGAGCAGTATCTTGACTTTTGGAAAGATAAGATCTTTCCTAGCTATTTCTATAACTTCTTACACCAATATATGGGGCTTATTACGGATCCTTCTTCTGGGAACAGCCCTATATCTGGAGCTCAGAGAAATCTGGGCGAGTCGGACAACCGCATTGATAGGATTTTCAACGACTTTGACAAAATTTCGTACTTTTTAGGATACCACAACGAAAAGCAGACTGCGGAGCCGATAATTCCCAAGTCAAGGCTGGGGCTTGACCATTTTCCAGTCAGACTGAGTATCCCGACTCACGAGCACTCCGTTTCTGCGGATCTCGAACCTCCAGAGGACGATGGGacgctgctttttttaacaCTGGTTGCCTCCGCTATGAGGACAACGGCCCGGGCTGCATCTAGAATTAGGGCCTGCGATTTGCTATTAGCGTTTGCTGAAAGACTTACCGACGAGGCTAAGCTAGACAGGGTGCTACCATATCTAATGACGCTGCTGCGTAAGGAAGAGACGGATATGGTGCTGGTGACAGTCATACGAAGTGTCACTCAGCTGTTGCAGCTGGTACGGACGACCACACCAATCAACTCTCATGTTTTGGTGGAATACGTCTTGCCCAGGATGGAGATTGCCCTTGGGACAAAATCGTGGACCCCTAATTCCTTGGTGCGATTGACGTATGCGTCCTGCATAGGCAGTCTTGCCTCTACTGCGCAGCGTTTTCTGGAGATGGCATCTAGCCTTAAAACTGATGGATCGATACCAATTACCGATCCAGAGGTTGAACCCGGGACCAATGGTGCCACTGCGAATTTCGAAAGTATGTACGACAACGCGAGCCGACAGCTGTCTGAAATCTTGGAGAGCCATGCAAAACAGCTCGTTGAGGATCCGGATGCCAATGTTCGGCGAGCGTTCTTGACGTCAGTACCAGATCTCTGCATGCATTTCCAGGACAATTCAAATGATATTCTGCTTTCGCACTTGATCACCTATCTTAATGATGGAGACTGGATGTTGAAGAGCGCCTTCCTGGATACAGTCGTGGGCATTGCAACCTTCATAGGCAGCACAAGCTTAGAAGAATTTATGCTGCCTCTCATGGTCCAGACTTTGGCAGACTCAGAAGAGAATGTGGTGCGTTCTGCTTTGCATTCGCTGGCTCAAATTGCAGGCCTGGGACTGCTGTCTAGACCAAAGATCTGGGAGCTGGCTGATTTGGTAGCACGGCTTACCATGCACCCGAACACATGGATCAGAGAATCTGCAGCTGAATTCCTATCCATGGCTGCCAAGTTCTTATCCAAAGCCGATATCCAGTGCATATTACTGCCACTGGTTAGGCCATACCTCAAAATATACTCTCTTTCAGACTTTTCTGAGCTAAACCTGCTCGACTCTTTGAAGAAGCCCCTCCCTAGGGCGGTTTTTGACCAAGCGCTGACTTGGGCTTCCAAAACTGACAAGGGAGTCTTTTGGAAATCTCTTGTGGGGAAGCGGCAGTCACCGAGCCAAGTACCGATGGCCTCGGCGGCTCGATCGTCCAAGGAACtgatctcttcttctctgagTAAGATCAGCCGCAATGACGAGGATGAACAGTGGCTTGAGAAGCTGAGGAATTTTGGTCTAAAGCCCGAAGATGAGATAAAGTTACTGGCATTGGGCGAGTATATCTGGCGACTCAGCAAGAATAAGGCCCGCGACGCCTTCGTCGTCTCTTCCACAGAGGATGAGAATATGCCGACAGGATTTGTTCAGCTAAAGGAGCTGGGTGTGACGCCACAGACGGTGTTCTTTGACGACACGGCCCTGAAGGACCCTACTGCTGTTTTACCGGATTTGGAGCCTACGCCTCCCGTAACAGGCCCGTATACGATTGCAGATGCGTTATTAGATGCCTCTATGACAATCGATGATACCCTCGGTAAGAAAAAGCGCACCGCCCTTCATTCTCATAAAAGAGTTCACAGCACCGGACCTTTGCCTTCCAGGAGCACAGGAAGGTTATTATCTCCCACTGGGAGTGGCAGGGCCAGTTCGACGGACTCTAGGAGGGCCATGACATCTCCCCTGGGCCCTGGAGACGACTCTGTTTCCGTTAAAGATGCGTCTTATTCTTCTCGCAGAGGCATCCGGCATCAATCAAGTGCTCTTAGTCTTTTGGATCGCAAAGACGGCCATAAGTCTATTCCGGAGACTGGAACCAGCGATGCCAATGCTTTTGGAGAGGTAGAAGGACCGTTTGCCCAGGCATTGCCAATGCAAATTGTTTCTGGGCCAAACACAGAAGCCGAAGGAAATGCTCGCCAGAGGCACGTGCGGCATAGCTATGAAGGGACAGATCCTCATATTCGACGCATGCTTGACAACATGTATGTCGAAAACTTCCCTCGCGACGTGCTGGAGTTTGGGCCCATGGTCCAGCCTATCTCGGGAGATAAGAGCAGGTCGGTCAATGTGCCTGGCGCAGACCCTCCCTGGAAGCCGGATGGGCATCTCGTGGCGACGTTTGCAGAACACCACGGGCCCATTAATCGGGTCATCCCTTCTCCGGATCACATTTTCTTCATTACAGGCGGCAATGACGGGACGGTCAAGGTATGGGATACACAGCGGCTTGAGCGCAACATTACGAACCGATCGCGGCAAACTTACAGACATGCTGAAGGAGCCCGCGTTCTTGCTCTCTGCTTTGTTGAGAACTCGCACTGCTTCGTCAGCTGTGCGTCTGATGGCAGCGTTCACGTAGTCAAGGTTGATACGGTTCCTACTAGTGGTGTAATTAGGTATACAAAGCTGCGGGTCTTGCGGGAATATCAGCTACCAGAAGGCGAATATGCAGTGTGGTGCGAGCATTTCAAGCAAGAACAGAGTTCTATCCTCGTTATTGCCACAAACCTGTCGAGAATTCTCGCCATGGACCTGCGCACTATGACAGTGCTCTACATATTGGAAAATCCCGTTCATCATGGAACGCCGACATGTTTCTGCATTGATAAGAAGAGAAACTGGCTATGCGTGGGGACTTCACATGGTGTTGTCGATCTTTGGGATCTTCGGTTCAAGATGAGGCTGAAAGGCTGGGGCGTACCCGGAAAGGGATCCATCTATCGGATCTGCGTGCACCCCAATAAGGGGAGAGGTAAATGGATCTGTGTCGCTGGAGGAACTGGGCAAGGAGAAGTCACGGTATGGGACTTGGAAAAGACAACTTGCAGAGAGATATACCGAACCGGCCATAATAAGGATAGCCAGAAGGGATACACCGCGTGGGAAGTCGATGAAGATAAGCCTGAAGGGATGCTTGGTCGGTTCGCGACCAACCTCGAGATTAGCGACATGGGCAACGGAGATCGTGGAGTACGGGCGATGGTTGTAGGCACGGGAACGTCGGAGGACTCTCGCGACGTTCGGCACGCATACATGCTTACGGCTGGGTCAGACAAGATGCTACGATTCTGGGACATTTCGCGGATCGAGAACTCTTGTATCTACAGCGGCCTCCAGCCGGATGAACAGCCACCTACGTATACGAGCACGAACCCGACGACGTCGATGACTCTAAACACGGAGCGGTTTGCGAGGCACGTGGCGTCTTCTCCCAATGCGGGAACGGCCAGGCAGAAGGCGCCGAGATCGACAGTGATCtcgatgcagcagcagcagctgttgaaGTCGCATTTGGATCTGGTTATGGACGTGGCGATTTTGGAGTATCCGTATTCGATGAGCGTGTCTGTGGATCGGTCCGGCGTGGTTTATGTGTTTCAATAG